CCTCGGCCGGGCCGCCCCGCCCGCGCACGAGATGCCCCATCGCTTTCGTGACGCCGCAAGGTGGGCCAAGGTCTTCGAGGGGCCCGAGCGCGACCGGTGGCAGCGGCCGGACGCCGTCCTGGACGCGCTGAAGCTCAAGGGACCGCTCCGCGTCGCGGACCTGGGCGCCGGCACCGGTTACTTCGCGGTGCGCTTGGCCCGCCGGCTGCCGACGGGCACGGTCCTCGCGCTCGATCTGGAAGAGGACATGGTGCGCTACGTGCGCCAGCGCGCCGCGAAGGAGGGCCTGAAGAACCTGACCGCCGCGCGCTCGACCGCCTCGGATCCGAAACTCCCCGCCGAGGGGGTGGATCTCCTCTTCATCTGCAACACCTACCACCACCTGCCGGCGCGCACGGAGTACTTCCGGCGCCTCGCCCCGCGGCTACGCCAGGGGGGCCGCGTCGTGGTCGTGGACTTCAAGCTGGGCAAGCTCCCCGTCGGCCCCCCGGAGCACCATCGCGTCGCGCCCCCGGCCCTCGAGCGCGAGCTCGCGGCGGCGGGCTATCGTCGCCTGAGCCTCGACACCGAGACGCTCGCCTACCAGTACATCGCGGTGTACGCGCTGAAGTGAGGGCCCGGCGCGGACTACGCTGATCGGTTGCGTCGGTCTAGGCGCGCGGCCAGCGAGGCGCGCTCTACGGGTACGGGAAGCTCGTGCAGTCGTGCACCGGCAGGCGATCGGTCTTGTAGATGGGATTTTGATCGTAGCCGAGGCAAGCCACGCCCAGCTTGCCGGGCTCGAGGCCCGCGATCTGCCAGTTGGGGCGATAGACGAGCTGCCC
This region of Deltaproteobacteria bacterium genomic DNA includes:
- a CDS encoding class I SAM-dependent methyltransferase, yielding MKRASLVVGLVGLVGAVSLGRAAPPAHEMPHRFRDAARWAKVFEGPERDRWQRPDAVLDALKLKGPLRVADLGAGTGYFAVRLARRLPTGTVLALDLEEDMVRYVRQRAAKEGLKNLTAARSTASDPKLPAEGVDLLFICNTYHHLPARTEYFRRLAPRLRQGGRVVVVDFKLGKLPVGPPEHHRVAPPALERELAAAGYRRLSLDTETLAYQYIAVYALK